In Puntigrus tetrazona isolate hp1 chromosome 24, ASM1883169v1, whole genome shotgun sequence, a genomic segment contains:
- the rnpc3 gene encoding RNA-binding region-containing protein 3: MAETEETDVQTKKSKTLIIRHLPRELNRDEKEDLLKYFGAASVRVLSEKGPLKHMAFATFSSETSASKALNRLHQLRILGHTLVVEFAKDQDHVTVLKDPPVSKSGAGAQSEKAKKEKQQNNVPLVDNSIAPSLGLKFQTNPTLKYLYPPPSSGILTNITHTLLSVPKFYVQVLHLMNKMNLPCPFGPVTAPPPMFEMPPGPLPPMPPPFPPENPPLPEHEEGASGSENESEYESGDEEDKERMIRLMGLVNQPCKRPLRTKTSSKRKKPKLKDLLFIPKPDSHGPPGPSLQPSDVFEQPQTLGQKKIEFHISAEVSTILEGPRQNQEPQFTDASEDATEMEVSVQDAAEGFGKIYPSAPVPRHEEEREEDEDIPSEFISRRELERGRLSRDEMKKMSVFKNYEPGEPTCRLYVKNVAKQVEEKDLKFIYGRYIDISSEEERNMFDIVLMKEGRMKGQAFIGLPSERSAEKALKETNGYILNDKPLVVQFARSAKPKQESADPKKGGKKH; the protein is encoded by the exons ATGGCAGAGACAGAGGAGACCGATGttcaaacaaagaaaagcaaaacCCTCATCATACGACATCTGCCCAGAGAACTCAACAGAGATGAGAAGGAGGATCTCCTGAAATATTTTGGTGCAGCATCTGTCAGAGTGCTGTCGGAAAAAGGACCTCTA AAACATATGGCATTTGCAACTTTCAGCAGTGAGACCTCAGCCTCTAAg GCACTGAACAGACTTCATCAGCTGAGAATCCTCGGTCACACGCTAGTGGTTGAGTTCGCGAAAGATCAAGACCATGTCACTGTTTTGAAAGACCCACCAGTGTCTAAGAG TGGTGCTGGTGCCCAATCTGAGAAGgcgaagaaagaaaaacagcaaaacaatgtTCCCCTGGTGGACAACAGCATTGCTCCCAGTCTGGG GTTGAAATTTCAAACAAATCCAACGCTGAAATATTTATACCCTCCTCCTTCAAGTGGAATTTTGACAAACATTACACACACTCTTCTGAGCGTGCCCAAGTTCTACGTTCAA GTTCTTCACTTGATGAATAAGATGAACCTTCCCTGCCCGTTCGGACCGGTGACGGCTCCTCCGCCAATG TTTGAGATGCCTCCAGGCCCATTGCCTCCCATGCCACCACCCTTCCCCCCAGAGAACCCTCCTCTCCCAGAGCACGAGGAGGGGGCGTCCGGCAGCGAAAATGAATCCGAGTACGAAAGTGGAGATGAGGAGGACAAAGAGAG GATGATCAGACTGATGGGCCTTGTTAACCAGCCATGCAAAAGACCGCTGAGAACAAAGACTTCTTCCAAGAGAAAGAAACCCAAACTAAAAGACCTCCTGTTTATTCCCAAACCAGATTCCCACGG CCCCCCGGGCCCATCCCTGCAGCCATCAGACGTGTTCGAGCAACCTCAGACGCTTGGACAGAAAAAGATTGAGTTCCATATATCGGCTGAGGTGTCCACCATCCTCGAGGGTCCCAGACAGAATCAGGAACCGCAATTCACAGATGCGAGCGAAG ACGCTACAGAGATGGAGGTTTCCGTTCAGGACGCTGCAGAAGGGTTTGGGAAAATCTACCCAAGCGCTCCGGTCCCCAGACACGAGGAGGAGAGGGAGGAAGATGAGGACATACCCTCGGAGTTCATCTCTAGGAGAGAGCTAGAGAGAGGGAGACTCTCCAGAGACG AGATGAAGAAAATGTCTGTGTTTAAAAATTACGAACCTGGAGAGCCAACCTGCAGACTTTATGTTAAGAATGTTGCAAAGCAAGTTGAAGAAAAA GATCTGAAGTTCATCTACGGCCGGTATATCGACATCTCctcagaggaggagagaaaCAT GTTTGATATTGTTTTGATGAAAGAAGGAAGGATGAAAGGTCAGGCCTTCATCGGGCTCCCCAGCGAGAGAAGCGCAGAGAAGGCCTTAAAGGAAACCAATGGATATATTCTCAACGACAAACCTCTCGTGGTG CAATTCGCCCGATCTGCAAAACCTAAACAGGAATCTGCTGACCCAAAGAAAGGAGGGAAAAAACATTGA